The Vigna unguiculata cultivar IT97K-499-35 chromosome 6, ASM411807v1, whole genome shotgun sequence genome contains a region encoding:
- the LOC114189246 gene encoding uncharacterized protein LOC114189246, which produces MAAESSRRNPKRPFVEEDDELSKKPPAKKVRFPKGKKVKPGDEVVDKGNVEEGEVDLMNPQVAAKAAKERANQRNQFTAELFSEDTGGIGIDLSVGEVTYEDNENFVDDGIQIEPFNLDKEREEGYFDAAGNFVEYVRENEIKDAWLDNIEVDPKYSALKSVPTNDVDEGPADLSSKDIGIMKRRIANVLEPGETVLQALRRLKGSSDRKAKMSAETKVVFDQLTEDAMKLMENGEYNVYHEKREVFDREAEGYEKLVRAKEGTSNQHLASVEASGNGEGDYDMFADEDEPDTSKPSTDENNAVSQSSSDAINSGIEGGALQNDYVFDESSGYYYSSSLGYYYDPNTGLYCSAASGQWYSFNEETGTYEEVDEAASNVN; this is translated from the exons ATGGCGGCAGAATCATCTCGCAGAAACCCCAAACGTCCATTTGTGGAAGAAGATGACGAATTAAGCAAAAAACCACC AGCAAAAAAGGTTAGGTTTCCAAAGGGCAAGAAAGTGAAGCCAGGAGATGAAGTTGTCGACAAAGGAAATGTCGAGGAGGGTGAAGTTGACTTAATGAATCCCCAAGTAGCTGCCAAAGCTGCCAAAGAGCGGGCAAATCAAAGAAATCAATTTACTGCTGAACTCTTTAGTGAGGACACTGGAGGTATCGGAATAGACTTATCAGTTGGTGAAGTGACATATGAG GATAACGAGAATTTTGTTGACGATGGGATTCAAATCGAGCCTTTCAACCTAGATAAAGAAAGGGAAGAAGGTTATTTTGATGCAGCAGGAAATTTTGTTGAATATGTAAGAGAGAATGAGATTAAG GATGCGTGGCTTGATAATATTGAAGTTGATCCAAAATATTCTGCATTAAAATCTGTACCAACTAATGATGTGGATGAGGGCCCGGCCGACCTTTCTTCTAAAGATATTGGCATCATGAAGAGGCGGATTGCAAATGTTCTTGAACCTGGGGAAACG GTTTTGCAAGCCTTGAGAAGGTTAAAAGGTAGCAGTGACAGAAAGGCAAAAATGTCTGCTGAGACTAAGGTTGTATTTGACCAGCTAACTGAGGATGCTATGAAGCTGATGGAGAATGGTGAATACA ATGTTTATCATGAAAAGCGAGAGGTTTTTGATCGTGAAGCGG AAGGATATGAGAAGTTAGTGCGGGCAAAAGAAGGCACGTCAAATCAACATTTGGCTAGTGTAGAAGCCTCTGGCAATGGTGAAGGTGATTATGATATGTTTGCTGACGAGGATGAACCTGATACCAGTAAGCCATCTACAGATGAAAATAATGCAGTTAGTCAGTCTTCATCGGATGCCATAAATTCTGGCATTGAGG GTGGAGCATTGCAAAATGattatgtgtttgatgaatCTTCTGG GTACTATTACAGCAGCAGTTTGGGCTATTATTATGATCCAAATACTGGGCTTTATTGCTCTGCAGCATCAGGACAATG gTACTCATTTAATGAGGAGACTGGCACCTATGAAGAAGTTGACGAGGCCGCATCCAACGTGAACTGA
- the LOC114186842 gene encoding uncharacterized protein LOC114186842, translated as MARETIEKVRGDGELEDELEMLLDEIPHATSHNRHHLRHLCHSNRHRHGVDVDHPDCVFATKHTHYGNRHGYANSVYYDDGFKSPMSGFSLQSDDSSSSLFSMSPPPLEDLKSSLASRSSYYPNSHHDNLYRNSVIPDCTVKLNETERLVHELGLCSNFSKMCIADNTHQNPNFIPFSDYVNNLPNTCGGGDCDNFGRRFSDSVGFQFPVTRARSSVAGVTSALSRLTRDDKMSNLFGSLQSCPRLHEHEMLSQLNGFSGGSMDSRRRGRPLMSNYFESESVVPKISGSLSQNPTIDAASLYAQKYGINLLEERGVSRLPNNSVCPNLKPCMSVHELLQYGLSQPNARVVPLLKSRIPRGNLDAIRSEGSFIIQGEGLNYVASRVSDHSRCQRAVLEGGFAKQLHPSELDIRHQIVGYENPRSPRNGCTFPMLPKYNSLAEARGSLYLIAKDQHGCRFLQRMFDEGTPADVQMIFSEIIDHVVELMMNPFGNYLMQKLLDVCDEEQRMQIILVVTQETGQLVRISLNTHGTRVVQKLIETLKTRQQISLVVSALQPGFLVLIKDLNGNHVVQHCLQCLSNEDNKFIFVAAAKYCVDIATHQHGCCVLQRCIGHSRGELREHLVAEISTNALLLAQNQYGNYVVQFILDLRIPSATTTLSLLFEGKYVHLSMQKFSSHVVEKCLAVFNDENRSRVICELLGAPHFEQLLQDPHANYVVQSALRHSEGHLRDSLVEAIESHKAISRNSPYSKKIFSQKLLKK; from the exons ATGGCGAGAGAGACCATAGAAAAAGTGAGAGGGGATGGGGAACTGGAGGATGAGTTAGAAATGCTGCTGGATGAGATCCCTCACGCCACATCGCACAATCGTCATCATCTTCGTCATCTCTGTCATTCCAATCGGCACAGACATGGTGTTGATGTCGATCACCCCGATTGCGTTTTCGCTACGAAACACACACACTATGGTAACCGTCACGGTTATGCTAACAGTGTGTATTACGATGATGGCTTCAAATCCCCCATGAGTGGGTTCTCTCTACAATCTGATGATTCTTCTTCCAGTTTGTTCTCAATGTCTCCTCCTCCTTTGGAGGACCTCAAATCCAGCTTGGCTTCTAGGAGCTCCTATTATCCCAACAGCCATCACGACAATCTCTACCGCAATTCTGTGATCCCTGATTGCACTGTGAAGCTCAATGAGACTGAGAGGTTGGTTCATGAACTAGGTCTCTGCTCTAATTTCAGTAAAATGTGCATTGCTGATAATACACACCAGAATCCTAATTTTATTCCGTTTAGCGATTATGTTAATAATCTTCCCAACACGTGTGGTGGTGGGGACTGTGATAATTTTGGAAGAAGGTTTAGTGATTCTGTGGGGTTTCAATTCCCTGTAACTAGGGCAAGGAGTTCTGTCGCTGGTGTTACTTCAGCATTGTCACGATTGACTCGGGATGATAAAATGAGTAATCTATTTGGGTCATTGCAGTCTTGTCCTAGGTTGCATGAGCACGAAATGCTCTCTCAATTAAATGGATTCAGTGGTGGTTCGATGGATTCTCGTAGGCGTGGAAGGCCGCTGATGAGTAACTACTTTGAAAGTGAAAGTGTGGTGCCCAAGATTTCTGGTTCCTTGAGCCAAAATCCAACTATTGATGCTGCTTCACTTTATGCACAGAAATATGGAATTAACTTATTGGAAGAAAGGGGTGTGTCAAGACTGCCCAATAATTCCGTTTGTCCTAACTTAAAGCCTTGTATGAGTGTTCATGAGTTGCTGCAGTATGGCCTTTCTCAGCCTAATGCAAGAGTTGTGCCACTTTTGAAATCTAGAATTCCCCGAGGAAATCTTGATGCTATTAGAAGTGAGGGGAGTTTCATTATACAGGGGGAAGGTTTAAATTATGTTGCTAGTAGGGTTTCGGATCATTCAAGGTGTCAGCGTGCTGTGCTCGAAGGTGGCTTTGCTAAGCAGCTACACCCGTCCGAGCTAGACATCCGACACCAGATTGTAGGATATGAAAATCCCAGGAGTCCCAGGAATGGGTGCACATTCCCTATGCTACCTAAGTATAATTCCCTTGCAGAAGCTCGAGGGTCGTTATATTTAATAGCCAAAGATCAACATGGCTGTAGATTCCTGCAAAGAATGTTTGATGAGGGTACACCGGCAGATGTTCAAATGATATTTAGTGAGATAATTGATCATGTAGTGGAACTTATGATGAATCCTTTTGGAAATTACCTTATGCAAAAGTTGTTGGATGTATGTGATGAAGAACAGAGGATGCAGATCATACTTGTGGTTACACAGGAGACAGGGCAGCTTGTCAGAATCTCTTTAAACACTCACGG CACTCGTGTGGTGCAGAAGCTGATTGAGACTCTCAAAACTAGGCAGCAAATTTCATTAGTTGTATCGGCTTTGCAACCAGGATTCTTGGTCCTCATCAAAGATCTTAATGGAAATCATGTGGTTCAACACTGTTTACAATGCCTAAGCAATGAAGATAACAAA TTCATATTTGTTGCTGCTGCCAAGTATTGTGTTGACATTGCCACTCATCAACATGGGTGTTGTGTTCTACAAAGATGCATTGGTCATTCTCGTGGGGAGCTTAGAGAACATCTGGTTGCAGAAATATCTACTAATGCACTTCTGTTGGCTCAAAATCAATATGG AAACTATGTTGTTCAATTTATCTTGGACTTGAGGATTCCTTCGGCGACTACAACTTTAAGTTTGCTATTTGAAGGTAAATATGTGCACCTGTCAATGCAGAAGTTCAGCAGCCATGTCGTTGAGAAATGTCTTGCTGTATTCAATGATGAGAACCGATCTAGAGTCATTTGTGAACTACTCGGTGCTCCTCACTTCGAACAGTTGCTTCAAGATCCACATGCAAATTATGTTGTTCAATCAGCTCTTCGACATTCTGAG GGCCATCTGCGTGATTCACTAGTTGAAGCAATTGAGTCCCACAAAGCAATTTCACGGAATAGCCCATATTCCAAGAAGATTTTCTCGCAGAAGCTTCTGAAAAAATGA